A segment of the Gossypium hirsutum isolate 1008001.06 chromosome D10, Gossypium_hirsutum_v2.1, whole genome shotgun sequence genome:
GCCCTGAAGCACAACAGTAGGAAGTCGATTGATCAGATGAACCGCGCAACAGAACGCATACCCCCAGTACTGCATAGGCAAACTCGCATGAGCCAATAACGTAATACCCATTTCAACAATGTGACGATGTTTACGCTCAGCCACTCCATTTTGTTCAGAAGTGTACGGACACGTCAATCGATGAATAATTCCCTGGGATTCCAAAACAGATGTAAAACCACGGTATTCTCCTCCCCAATCACTCTGAAACTGCTTAATAGACTTGCCAAACTGTGTCTCAATTAACTTTTGAAACTGAGTGAAACACTCTATTGCTTGAGCTTTTTGACGTATAAGATAAACCCAGGTAAACCTAGTGCACATGTCAATAAACGAAACATAATATCTCTTTTCATCACATGCAACAGATGCGGGACCCCAAAGATCAGATACAACTAACTCAAAAGGTTGATAACTAGTAGTAGAAGGTGAAAAAGGCAACTCAAATTGACCTCCTGTAACACCTGAACTTGACGATTCTCACAATCAACCAACGCATCAACCACACGCTTTAACGGCAGTACACCAGTCGACAATCGAACAGACGAGATGACCGTCTCATATTCCGACGGCAATCCCGCAAGCACCACTTCAACCTTCTCTTCATCAGAAATACGCGAACCGGACGTATCTAACATAGCACAGAGATCTTTAATCTTAGCAACATAAGTTTTAATAGAGAGGTTACATTTCTTCAAGGAATGAAGCTCATGCCGAAGTCTCGATTGCTTGGCGCCAGTATCGGTCGCAAACAGATTAACGGCCATACTCCATACATCACAAGCCATGCAAGCATCATCAAAGGAAGATTGATGAGAAGAGCTTACTGTAGATAAAAGCCAGGACGTCAGAAGTCGATCTTGCTGCATAAACACCTGAGCCGCCGGATTTGGAGCACGCGAGCCATCGGGTAGAAGATTGAAACGTGATGGTAGAGCAATGGTGCCATCTAAGAAGCCTGTAAGTCCATAACCATCAACTATCAGTTTTACCTGTTTGCGCCATTGAAGATAAGTACCTTCATCAAGTTTAACGACTTCATGCCGAGGAAAGACATTCGTGACACAATCGGCATCAAACACACCGGAGCTAGGTTCACCAAACTCAGAATCAACGGAAGCCATACTAAGCAAAATCCAGAATCAACCTGCGAATGATACCATGAAAGAATTGGGTAAATAGAGAGAAATATCCAGCCAAACAGAGAAATATAAAATGGAAAActtctttttgtttgtttattccaAAATCTTAACTCTCTGAATACACATGTTCAGTATTTATAGGCATGAGTAACCGCTCCATAATGTCATACGTGAAtagatttaaaaaagaaagaaaaaataacttTCATCATTATAAAGGAAAAGTGAAAAAGCAAAAggaattattatttgatttataggAGAAATTTTTAACTctataaatgataattttttataatttttatttactttttataatttttatatttaacaaaattattttttaaaaatttttacaatctaaattaaattgataaaatatataaataataaggttaaaatttttttaattatgataaaattgataaaatatataaatattattaaaagttaAATCATCAACATTATTCTATACTAACGATTTAACTTATAACCTGTTAGAAacaatttttgaacaaaattggTTTGATGATGGCTCCAAATAAATTTCAAGTCTAACGAACTTGTATCAACATCACGAAATTCAActatatttcaaaaatatatatataaaatatatatatttaggacTTTTTTATGGTGCATGTCATGACAGTTATTATATAACAAGAAATTAGCAATGTAAAAAAGGCATGGAGATATAATTAGaacaaaaaatttacaaaatagggACACTTGGGCTATGAAGATACTTAAAGTTTGAAGAGACATGGAATATTAAGGCATTAGAATATCTTCAAAAACATCAGTCACATATCTCAACAACatcaagggaaaaaaaagaaagagctGCAAAAGAGAACTATACCGAAGAGCCAAGAATTGTGATGTTGTGAGTGCTTACAGATAGACATTAAATTTGAGAACTTGAACACTGCTGCACTGCCACACAGATCAAATACTTGATGGTTTAGTTTTAAGGAAGAAGGTAGTGAAATTGTTGATGGGAAAATGGAGGTTCTAATCCCGCTCCTTGTTGGAGACAATTGTCTCAAGCTTTTTCCTTGTTTAAAGGTTCTCACCCCAAAACCCTtgcattcttttttttaaaactcaaaaaggAACTCCTTTTAACTTCCTTTCTCCCCACCGCACCCATGTAACTgcttatatattatatgtacgtaatatgtatatattatatgtatgtaatacgtacatattatattatatattatataaccccacatatatgtatatatatatatatacacatatagcatttTGTCCCTCATTGCACATCGGGGTTCGACAAGTGTTGCGGCTGAAGTAGTGAGAATATACATTTTGTCTTGATAGTTTTAAAAAGAttgtttttaaagatatttttgatatttctaatttaaaaagaaatttaattttaattacttgTTAATTTAAAGACAGCTTTATTATGACTTTTAATAATAGTattgtaatttttagaaattgtTCACTTATTTATAAAGGATTGATACAAAACAATCTCTATTGTATCGAACTAAAGATGTACACAATGATAGAAATCGAAATTGCAAATAAGGAACTTAAAACTTTGTACTTTTGACATTTGAGATTGGGCCGTATTAAGTAAGAAAAAATTACTAATTTGTGAAAGATGACAATTTAAGTACACTTAGGGAAATTTATCTCCGACAATGTGAATCTTACTTGAAAAGTAAGATTTCCAAGTAATCTTTTATTGAAAAAGGTACTAGAGTAATTCAACCTTCAGAATTTATTCACACTAATGCATGTGGCCCCAAAAATTTATTGCGCGAAGCGATTATGattattatattaattcaaaatatgtACAATTGATTTACCATGCATTGTATTTTTCTTTATGATTCGTTTTACTTGTAGATTAGGAAGGCCTACAATAAGTATGAAAATGCAAAGAAAAACTGAGTCCAATATATCAGGTAGGGAAAGTTTGTACATTTATTCAAGGTTCTTTAGTTGTAAACTATGTAATTTGGTTGGTGTTGATTAATAATGATCTAAAGTTTGTACATTTATAGAAGTGGATGATCTAAACCGGTGTTGATTATGGATGGCAGATATGTGCAGTGCAGTGTTGCTATCTTCGTCATTTTTGGTTCATCACTTGCCAATGAAAGTCTTTCTTTTTAAGCATTTGAATCAACAGTTAAGAGAACATCCAATCTATTGATTTTAGTTTCTTAGCCGAATGACGGCTTTTAGTTCATAATTTCCATTGGCGAACCCAATGCAGCAGCTAAGTGTAATGAAGTGACATCAATGCGGCCTAAAAACATTTCCATCTCAGTAGATTAATCTATACAATTCGCCTTTCCTGTACGAGCAGCTGTGAGGAAGGGGCCAATTGACAATAGCAGGAGAAAATTTGGAGGGGTTTAACCATCGAAAGCGACTCATTCAAAAATTGAAGACTGGTATGGTCCGTCAATTACGGTCGACAAGGAAACAATATAAAGTAAGAGAAGGCAGACAATTATTTTGGTAGTGGTGAAGGTTAAAAGAACTGCTTCTTCCATGGATTTTAGATTTTAATCAttctgtactaattggatgatgCCTTTGATATGTTCATACTTCATATTCAAAAGTTTAAACAAACTGGCACCCCGTGGTGTGAACGAGGAAGCCACCTTGATAtcaagaacagaaaataaatatcaaaattatgttttgttaataaatgaacttcatttaattttaattaaaaatatactttgttaatattaataagattttgaaatatattgtctaatatttttaataaagaataaatcttaaaatcacataaaattttagttccatGTGTATTGTGTTCTAACCAGaaatatgatataaatattaataaacaaggaTATGTCATGTCAAATAATACagaataaattaagaataaaactaAATGTGAAAGCGTACTTGAATTCATTGAAATCTTGTGGTTTTGATCTTCAAAATTAACACATAAGTGTTTTAGAGAAGGCGACACTCTCTTTTTTGAATAAAtcgatgtttttatttctttaaacttgaataattgaatcaaaattaaaatttcaagtatacatttaaaccacaatcaaagtttcatgtgtataatggcaccaaattaaagttcgtGTATTGATTTGCATGTCCAATCAATGTTTATGTACAGTTCTGAGATTTatctcttttaataattttaatttttttaattcgaaaaatatagtttaagaaaatctcaaattttaggTTTTCTTAAGGAAAGTTcagaattttacaaaaaaaaaattagaatttttcgattttttagtaattttagagatcataatgtgttttatttttattttgaattttttaaaaatattagttaaatacaTTTGTCAACCTCTTAATCCCAATTGTGGAGTTAAGAAGTTATATTATatgtgtatcaaataattatcctTAGCAAAGGGAAGTGaggattattatttgatatatagGGGTTCTTTCAACAAAGGATGAGTGTTCAATCAAATcaagtgaaaaaaaattagagttaattgagttgatgagtcatattttatcatcttaaattgatttgatttttttcaaatcaagtcgagtgaaataaattcaatttaaatcaagtgaaattgtttgagttattttaaaaaaaaattaaacatgccaAATTGAAATCTTATTACAGTACAACTAATTTTACATTAAAACACATAAAAttgaaacaatatatatatatatttgaaaaaaaaaatttaaagcaaaataagaaaaaaataaatattctttagtatgataaacttattcaatcatcaattattttaattttgtatatataatatataaatgtaaaatgaTGTTATGTGAATAGTTTTGTTAATAATTTGTATATGTAAAAGTGAACACATATATTATACATTTCCCTAATTCACCAGCAAATCTGCCTTAATTTTGATATGGATATACTTAATACTCGGATAATGTTGTGAATCACATatattgtttaattttcttttttgaagttttaatatattttaatgggTAAGATATGTCATTTTTACTCTTTGAAATTTTGGAATTTAGTTCCtagacttttatttttaggaatttagtcaatttactttttagattttaaaatcaaatccaattattgaccctcttaaattttttttgttaaatttaagtttattataacgttattttttttagttatatcGCTACCAAATGAGTTTcttttcaaaatgtcacaccaaaaaaatttaacaaaaaaagacatttaacaatattaacaattggacctgaattttaaaatttgaaaagtaaagagactaaattcttagaaataaaagtacatggattaaatttcaaaattttgaagagtatagagacttatggcatattttaacctatttttaaattgttttgaatatttatctgcttgtttaatttttatatttttttggatttttaataatttttgtgaaGTTTTTTAGAATCAAGAAGAGAACACGAGTTTACGAGTTTAAAAATGAGACACAACATTATTAAGAGGGGGATAATAACAAACCTTAAACACTTACAGTAAATATATATCCAGAATCATATGGTgcattaaaccattcattcatcactccTTCAGTTGGAAATGTCATGTATAAAATCAACCATTTTATTTCATGTGGACTGGATACCTTCTTTCTGTGACTTTGCTGCTTGGAAATTTCCTTGGACCTTCGAAGAAAATTAACTCCTTAAACTAGAGTTCTGTTCAAATCATGTATAACTTGTGGTCAGATCGGAAACATGTGTTTCCGGAAAATATAggttctatttctatttctatgttgtcttctacttctttcttctttgtGTTTTGTTGCAAATTTCCTTAGTTTTCAGTAATCTGAAAATTTACTGCTTAATTTATTAAACCTCAAGAGAAAAGCTATGGATGAGAGGATGATACAGGCTGCCCAAACAGGAGATATTAACCTCTTGTATGAGTTGATTCTGAATGATCCATATGTTTTACAGCGTATTGATGATGTGCCTTTTTTTCATACTCCAGTGCATGTAGCTGCCTTTGCTGGGCATATTGAGTTTATGATGGAGATGATCAAATTAAAGCCGACGTTTGCGAGAAAGCTAAACCAAGCTGGGTTTAGCCCCATGCACTTGGCTCTGCAAAATGACAGAACTCATGCAGTGCTTCGACTCCTCAGGTTTGATGAAGGCCTTGTTCGTGTCAAAGGGAGGGAGGACCTCACTCCTCTGCACCATGTAGTTCAAACTGGAAATGTTGATCTTTTGATCAAATTACTTGCGGTTTGTCCTGAGGCTATTGAAGATGTGACTGTTCGAGATCTTGCAGTAAAAAACGACATGTTTGAAGCATTTCAAGTCTTGGTGGGGTGGCTTATAAGGAGCCGCCATGGAGCTGCACAACGTTGGGAGAAAGAACTGCTTAGTTGGGCGGACATTGATGGCAACACTGTGCTGCACATTGCAGCTATCAGACACAGACCTCGGGTATATGCTAATTTTCCTAATCAAGTCAATTATTGATATGTATGTAAGTATGATAAAACGGTtatttatatatgaatattcTAATTAACAGGTGATGGAAGTGTTGCTGGAACACTTGCATCCATACCAAATCAATGCCAAAAATTTGGAGGGACTGACAGCACTAGATATCCAATCACAATACCCATGGAATGAAAGGCAAGCGGATAGGACTATAGATATGCTAAGCAAAGCAGGAGGCTTGAGTGGTTCCTCTTCCTCGCTTCCCAATACCTCCACCTCTTCATTCCACATCGATTCTTTAAAAGAAAAGATGACATGGTATGAAAAATGGATAAAAGCAGGTCGAAGAATGAAGGGTATGCCACATGAGATGCGTAACATATTACTCTGCTAATTATAACCACCACTTACGATGCCTCTTTAAACCCTCCAAATACGCCTGATGACAGCCCATTCTCTTTAAGTCAAGATCAGCCTCTCAATTCCCACACATTTTTGCATAAAACCGACATCAATACTGCGCCCATGCCCAGTCCCTCCGCAATTGACGTTTTCATAAAAGATGAATGGTCATCTGAATACTCCTCGTTTTGGGCTTACAACTCGTTAACCTTTTGGGCAGCAGTTTTTTTAACAGCAATTCTCCTACCACCTCATTCATTCTGTACGTTGGTTGATACTCCTAGCACTTACC
Coding sequences within it:
- the LOC107935707 gene encoding ankyrin repeat-containing protein BDA1, which codes for MDERMIQAAQTGDINLLYELILNDPYVLQRIDDVPFFHTPVHVAAFAGHIEFMMEMIKLKPTFARKLNQAGFSPMHLALQNDRTHAVLRLLRFDEGLVRVKGREDLTPLHHVVQTGNVDLLIKLLAVCPEAIEDVTVRDLAVKNDMFEAFQVLVGWLIRSRHGAAQRWEKELLSWADIDGNTVLHIAAIRHRPRVYANFPNQVNY